Below is a window of Humulus lupulus chromosome 2, drHumLupu1.1, whole genome shotgun sequence DNA.
gaagagctattcagacccaaggcggaggaacgtagagttccaagtgggagattttgtcttccttagggtttcacctctgagaggggtgaagaggtttgggaagaagggcaagctgagccctaggtttgtgggaccgtttgagatcctggagaggatcgggcatgTGGCCTATATGTTGgcttaccccctgcactgtctagtgtgcataatgtattccatatttccgtgttgaggaagtatgtgtcagatggaactcatgtactgagttatgagaatctggaactGGAGGCAGACTTATCCTATGAAGAGCAGCTAGTTCAGATTtgagacaggaaggacaaggtcctgaggaacgtCCCAAAGATGAAAATGATGTCAAAGTGgatcctacactgtataggagcatgattggtagtcttctttatctcactgctagtcaatctgatttgagttatagtgttggtgtgtgtgccaggtaccaaggaaatcctatggagtctcatgttgcagctgtcaaaagaatcattcgatatgttcatgggactgctgattatggtatttggtattcaaaagaaactaaccctaatctagtgtgttttagtgatgctgattgggcaggtaacactgatgacagaaaaagcactagtggaggatgtttcttcttgggaaataatctTGTTTCATGGCACAACAAGAAAcagaattctatttctctctcaacagctGAGGCCGATTACATTGCAGCGggaagttgttgtgcacaacttttgtggatgaagcaaatgatgatggattatgggtttgatcttgacactttaactattttttgtgataatacaagtgcaattaatatttcaaaaaaccctgtgcaacattctcgtactaaatatattgatattcgtcatcatttcataagagaattagttgaaaataaagttcttgtcttggaatatattgaaacacataaacaaattgcagatattttcactaaagctcttgattcagTTCTCTTTAAATTCTCTTGTTATGGTGTTGTCCGCTTGatctattgtgttttttttttgttaagaaaaatgtcaatcaatttgaaaattttgttgtgtgtcaagctggataatctgtcttgtgtttatgaatctttggttgtatattcttgagagaaatttaatctattcctcctaggcatattcgagtaaattaatcaatgtttaatgtttgagcttccttttgtgtagcattgtttcaagctcctgtgaaagaatagagctacctacatcagtgtgtgaaagccgtcttttgagtaagttgaaactttgtaattcggagttatgaagaggatacgataccatagaaaagggctaccactggtgtagtgtgacagcgtcttcatgggttacaattattttaatttcgaaaaagacttatttgtcattgggcaatgttcccttgcatacactgtcacacacttatgcttgaaacaatgcaataaaaattgtacacagtttataaaaaaaaaatgtgtgtaagactcatacatgttgattgatttacttaagaatatgtgcttgtgactgaattgtgctttatttctctcgaatattcgttctaatttttcattttcacaagtgttcttatctATGATTTACACTAACTCTTATTttcatttgcttgattttattcttatcaggaTGACTCTCTTTGATCAAAGCAGATTTTTTTTTgggttgagtttttatttttgttcatatatataaaataaaaaaatgataaaaaaaaaaatttgacaaggaaattcttggtggaccgaatcattgtggtgattatgagaaattatgcatttaattgtgtgatttaatatattctttgtctccaaggaatTTATTTTTGTCCTCTTTCTCATTTTGGAATATcatgatttgtatctttattgtcttgtactttatttaggattttttttttaaaaaaagggaaaaaaattcAATAAGGAGATCGTGTGGGGTATTTTTTTTCTGGTTACCTTTTTTGGTTTGGGATTTTATGAATaaactgaaatttaaaaaaaaaaagggtaagtTGTATGAAGATCGTGTGTATTAAAGGTTGTTTCCTTTTATTGTTTCaattaaaaaatttaacaaaagGGAAACCTTTTTATTGCCGTGAGTGTCTAAATTGGGTAAGTATTGTATTTAAAAAGGTTTGCCATTACCCTATTTCTTCTCACCCACGATCTCACTTAGTCATTTCATCTCCTTCTAATtgtttttctctcattttcttgtAAGTGTTTTTGTTTTCTCAGCGAAAAAAATGGTAAGAACTCGTGGTGCTTCCTCCAAGAAGACTCCTGTTTCTCAATCCCGAAAGATACCATCTCCTTCGCCTCCTCCGTCTGTGTCAACAGCACCTCTTTCTGTTCCAGCAGCTCCCACATCAGTTGGAAAGTCCTGCAAATCCAAGGCACGCAAGAAGGTGTTTTTGCTCTCTCATGAACACCCTATGGTGTTTCCAAATATCTCTGCTGACATTGATGCACCACCATCTGAAGTGGTGGTGCCCTCTCAAGCCAAGGACCATTCTCCTCTTCCTTTTGATTCATCTTTGGAGGCTAGGGTAAAATCGAAATCTGTTTCACCCTCTTCCAAAGCTGCTGCTGCTGGGTTGCTCAAATTGCCCTTGAAGCCGAGTCAGTCCAAGAAAAATTCTGTGACCCCCAAAAGGAAATTGGGGTTGGACGCGTCTCTTTCTCCCTTGTCTGCTGCCAAGAAAAAATTGAAGGCTCATCCCCCTTCACTGTCTTCCTCCGAATCTGATCCTGAGGAAGAAAAGTCAGAATCTGAAGCAACCCATGATACCACATTGTCTGATGAATCGGTTCCTGACAATGCAGaatcagaggctgagtctgatgAGCCAGAAAAAGAAGACATTGTCCCCTCTGAACAAGAAGCCGAATCTGACTCAGACCACATTGCATCTCCTTTGACATCCAAAGCTAAAGGGAAGAAACCTATTTCTGGTTCTACACCTTCTCCAAAACATTCAGGTGtaaatttcaaaccttattctTCCATTTTTTGCTATAATGATAATGCACGTGATACGGTTCTATATGCTCAAAGGAAATTTATCATTGAAAGAAATTATGTCTTGAGTGATCATCATCCTTTTGGTGTGCTAACAATGCTTCAAGATCGACAATGGACAGGTTCTTTGGTTAAATTTTCtggttttgtggatagaatagtCAAGCATTTCTATGCCAATCTTACTAATGAAATTATTGAACCTTCATCTCCTCTGTATAATAAAGTGTTTGTTAGGGGCCAttggttctctttttctcctcaaGACATTGCTCTTGCTTTGCATCTTCCCCTTCCTGTTGATGGTGCCTCTCTTGACAAGGACATGGTTATCACTGAATTGGTAGGTCAAAAAATGGTATGGCCATCTAATACAGTCATCTCAGTCTCCAATCTCACCTACACTTATGCTGTTCTCCATAAGTTTGCCATAACAAATTGGAAGCCCACTTCTCACACCACCACTATCTCTTTTGATATGGCCTCACTTTTGTACAAGGTGGGGACCGGTCTTAGTATAAATTTGGCTTCGGTTATTCATGATCAAATCATTGGGTTTCGCAAAGGTAATAGGAAAAACTTGAATCTTCCTTTTCCTCaagttatttataaagtgttgagtaTGCAGAAAAAAGATCTCCAACGTGATCAAGTAGACTTGGTGGCACCCACTACTGCTGCTTCCTACAAGGCCTCTGCCCCTCCTACTGAAGCCACTGCTGCTCCGTCCTCCAAGAAAGTCAAGCCCCAATCCCTGAAGATTGCCTCGGATGACATTCCTCATGCCTCCTCCTCTGTTGCCACAGATTCAGGACTTGTTGCAACCGAAATAGCTGCTGTTCGAGCCTCTGTTGATTCTTTGACTGCTCGAGTAATGTCACTTGAAGGATTGCAACGTTCTGTGTTGGAAGCTGTTCAATCTCTGTCCAAAGATCCAgttgtttagttttcttttaatttttgtccTTTAAACATTGATACtattttttgttttatggttctttggcttctttgaaagacacaaagggggagagtagTACTATTTCCACATTGCCAAAAAcctggttgtttgttgttttgtttaactctggaccttcttattttgagggggagttaagtctagtttatttacatgtttgttataagttcatgcatgtttgcagggggagttctttctctttacttatcactaacatttgtgttgcaggtttttgaattaattttgtctatcaaatttccaaagggggagattgtaaaatcctttattggcatttttgataataatgacaaaattaattaaaagggtattttcgaaattagtagtttcctcttttgtgatattttgtggtgaatttcgaaaatgggtagtttctTG
It encodes the following:
- the LOC133815417 gene encoding uncharacterized protein LOC133815417 encodes the protein MVRTRGASSKKTPVSQSRKIPSPSPPPSVSTAPLSVPAAPTSVGKSCKSKARKKVFLLSHEHPMVFPNISADIDAPPSEVVVPSQAKDHSPLPFDSSLEARVKSKSVSPSSKAAAAGLLKLPLKPSQSKKNSVTPKRKLGLDASLSPLSAAKKKLKAHPPSLSSSESDPEEEKSESEATHDTTLSDESVPDNAESEAESDEPEKEDIVPSEQEAESDSDHIASPLTSKAKGKKPISGSTPSPKHSGVNFKPYSSIFCYNDNARDTVLYAQRKFIIERNYVLSDHHPFGVLTMLQDRQWTGSLVKFSGFVDRIVKHFYANLTNEIIEPSSPLYNKVFVRGHWFSFSPQDIALALHLPLPVDGASLDKDMVITELVGQKMVWPSNTVISVSNLTYTYAVLHKFAITNWKPTSHTTTISFDMASLLYKVGTGLSINLASVIHDQIIGFRKGNRKNLNLPFPQVIYKVLSMQKKDLQRDQVDLVAPTTAASYKASAPPTEATAAPSSKKVKPQSLKIASDDIPHASSSVATDSGLVATEIAAVRASVDSLTARVMSLEGLQRSVLEAVQSLSKDPVV